The genomic window GCCACTGAGTTCGGATGAATGACATTTTGAGCATATGCAACTGCTCCGGGGACTTTTTGGCCTGCTTCCCTGCCCTCAAAACTCCAGAGCCTTCACCTCCAGAAGTTTCCGCTGCAGCAATTTCTTTCTGACTCTCGGGATGACCTTCAGGCAACTCCTCACCTTCTTCTGCAGAACCGCTCGGTTTTTTCTGTTCTGCAAACCAAGCCTCGATCTCTTCCTTGGACAGCTTTGTTTCCGAACTTATCCTGTTCAGTTCATCCTCAGAAAGGACCGGGTGGTTGTGGAGACTGTCCTGGAGGACTTTAAGTTGCTCCGCAGTCTTGTCTTTAAACGTCTGAGCGCTCAAATCGGAGGCCGCCGAAAACTGTTTATGGGGTGGCTGAACCAGCATGGGGGGTTCACTCGTTTCATCGCTGGAGTCAATAACGATAGTGCAAGAATCACTGTTCTGATTATTGTGATAATTGTGCTTTGAATTCCTCTGATTGTACCTGGTATCGCTGAACCATTTTTTAATCTCCCCTTTCGTCAACCCTGTGGTTTCCATCAGACGGATTATCTCCGAATCGAGAGGAAAGTGGCTTTTCAGATAGCTGACTTTTAATTCCATCAGCTGCTCCTTCGTCTTCTTCGCCCGGAAGGGAATTGTATCAATGTTGGTAGTGGCTGCAGCCGCCACCACCTCCGATTTCGTAAGCTGGGGCGCGGGAACAGCTGCTACTTGCTTACTTTCGGGAACGGGCTGTGTAGCTTGGCCCTGGGCTTTTTGCAGTTGGGCTGGGTTTGGGACGCCTGCCATCGCCAAGGTGATGGGGGTCGTCACGGGAAGCGTGCCAGTTCCCGCCACTTGCGTAAGGACAAGGCCCGGTTGGCCGACGATTTGACAAGTCTGCAAAATGGAAGGCAGACCATTGCCAGCTGCCGAAATATGGGCTGGAATCACTGTAATTGTCTGAGGAACGGTATGCACGGTGCCGTTAAACTGTTTCCTTCTTGCCTCCTCTACTTCTTCCGGGGTCCAGCTCACCCCGTGTTTCAAGCGTTGGGCAGAGAACCAGATTTTGATTTGTTCCTCCGTGTATTTAGCTTGAGTAGCCAGGAGCGCGATTTCTGACACAGTTGGATATGGAAATTTATTGTAAGTGTTTTGCAGGAGAGGGTTGTTATCCAAAGCGGTGTTATAGGCTGGGATGCTATTAATAGGGATCAAgactttagaaattaaattagaaGTCGGTGGAGAGGCGAGAGTGGTGATCACCTGAGCAGGCTGAATCACCGCCGTGGGGTTCACAACTGTGGTGACCGCTTCCCCAGCTGAGGAATTATCTGTGTTGGTATCTGAACCTGCAGTGGCTCCTTTTTCTACAATTTCCTCACACTCCACGTCGGTGTCCCCATCTTTTTCTTCCGTGGGATCATCCTCGGCGTTGTGAAAAACCACAATCCGCTTCGTTTCATTCTTATTCTTCATCATTTTCATAATGGGTGTTTTGCTGATGGAGATGCCGGTCAACTGGCTTTCCGAGCCTTCCGATTCTTCTCCCATTTTATCCTCTTGGACAAAACCCCCGTCAAAAGTCAGGTCGTTCACCGTTTGCTCGAAGATGGTTTGGTTGTTACGTTTGACCATGTTCAGTTTAAAGTTCTCCTCTCCGGGATGGTATTTGGTATTATGTTCCGAAAGAGCATCATACCGTTTGGTCACAAATTTGCATTCGAAGCAGACGTAAGAGGAGCTGAGGACCACGTTGGGATGCTCAGAATCCACGTGGAAAGTAAACATGTTTAAATCGGGAGTCTGGAAGGTACAGTATTTGCATTCGTAGCCGccttcaacttttttatttggcTGGCTGTCTGAATCAGCACATTCTCCAGAGTTGTCATCGCTTGACACGCTTCCCGCAGACTTCATCGCCGGCACGACCTCCTCAACATCCGATATGGCTTCTAGATCCATCTCCGGCTCTCTCGCCGGGACCATGCAAGGCACGGTGGATTTTCGTTTGCTCGCCATTTCCCTCTCTGACGAAAAGGCAACGAGCCAAACCCAATTCAAGTTTCAATCCTTCAAGCTTTCCAGAGGCTTTGGGCACTACAGCCCTGCAGGGCGGCTTCTCCCAATTTCGGCCCTTAGCAGCATCGTCATAGTGCAATTCAGTAAGACAACAATTTGCCGTCCGAAGGAAGAGGCAACGAGCAGCAACTTCTTAACAACTCTCCGTGCACCctggatttaaaaaagaaaagggaaagggggaaaaatgagatttctttttttaaaaaagacttgttTTCATTATATGAGGACATTATATGAGGATGCATTTGAATCAATCTCATTCAGATTCtgaaaaccaagaaagacataTTGAGCTCCTTTTAAGCTAGGGATCCTCAACCCCCAGGCCACGGCTGATTCGGAACCAGCAGGCAAGCAGCAGGCAAACGTACACACACAGAATGCACCATTTGTGTGAGTGGTGTGAGTGCACGGGCACAACTTCAGTGGTGTGAGTGGAGGGCATGTGCACCCGCTTGTGCCAATGGAGCCGTGTGCATGAGAGGCGTGAGTATGGGTGGGATTCAactagttcggaccggttcgggcaaaccggatgctaattttacatctggttcaccgaaccggTACTTGCAAGAaccggctggccccacccaccctgctgcATCCATCCCGGGAggctccacgcagcccattttggatatcaggtaagtgcagggcccgagTGGAGGTTCTGGAAGGTGAAAAATAGGCCTCCCGGAAGTCCGGAAACAGgctcatttccagcctccagagcccgaAGGAGGCTGtttctgccctcccagaggctcaaggaatgcctccagaacctggggaggacaaaaaacgggcctccgGGAACTCCAGAAACGTgcttgtttccagcctccagagcccaggggaggccattttcgccctcccggaggctcaagaaaaaCCTCTGAACCCCGGTGAGGATGCAAatgccgtgacccgacaaatgcgcgaacaacaaaagcgcgccgacaaaaccgcggcgctaaaaccgcgatgtcatcaacgtgcCAACAATagtgcgctgacaacagcgtgcagacagaagcgcgatttaagttaaggtgagggttaggtttaggtttagagttagggttacagcgcgcttctgtcggcgcactgttgtcggcgcgcttcagcgctcattcgttggcgcactttagaactcgcggttttgtcaccgcggtttagtcaggcgcgcttttgtcgttcacgcatttgtgggtgaacctgcaaatcccccccccccatggtgcagcaggctgagtaggccacacccaccatggcgaCACCTACCCACCAACCTGGCAGAGAtctggttgctaaaaattttcaatcccacccttgGGCGTGAGTCctgcctcttccccctccccgccAGTCCACCAAGCTGGAACAGCTGTTCTGAGccgtttcctttattgttcctcatgtatggacagaaatcttgccaaacagAGGTCTTGCACCATAAAACACTTACTCTGGGAACTCCTAGGGAGGATTATCATCTGGCATGCAACAAGTTCCTGCAAAGAACTTAATGGTGCGCATCTTTCAGGAAGCCTGAATTTTAACTAGCGTAAATAATGTAATCCTAAGACTGAAACCTTGCTTCTAttaagggatgggatgggataggatagaatagaataagaatccTTGCTTCTATTAAGGTTCTAAGGTTGAGAGTCTGTCACAGGTTcatagcatgcatgcacacatgcagaaACCCCAAAGTCTTGCACTCAATCCCTTCTAATTTTCAAAAGAGATCAGGTgacaaatagtcctcaacctatgactttGATTAGGAACAGAACTTCAGCCTCTAAGTGAGATGTAGCCATTCAGTCatgcctcattttacccactgtGCAATGGTTGCTAAGCTAATCACACGGCTGTTTAAGAGAAGCCACCTTCCCccattgcttgttggaagcccccTGAGAAGGCTGAGCCCAGGAAACTGCAACGGTCATTAATATGTGCAGATGGCTGGCTGGATATggttcatgtgactgcagggacgCTGTAAGAGTTGTGAAGTGTGAAAAActatcttaagtcacttttttttagcacCATCGTAACTTGAACAATCATTGAATAGACGTAAATTGAGAACTGCCTGTATCCATGGTAAGAAATAGATGTCTTTCTGCCAGGAGACTCAGCAAAGTGCTGTCACTGGGCCAGGTGGGATTCtgctagctcaggggtgtcaaactcaaggcttgcggGCCAGAGCTGGCCcacagggtgtttagatctggcaccatggggccaccctagaaacagcaaaggaacgGCCCACGGTGTCTCTGCCAGTTTGAAAACTGAGCTCGTGAGGGCCCTCCTGAGCtgtgttttccctggcagagggccgtcccagccgaaaacagaactcgggagcctgtttttgctggaagaTTAGTCGGGCCAGCACAGGTGCCttcgacacgagtgacatcaagctggccacgcccgccCCAGTCTCCGAGGTCCAACCCAACCCTGATGtgtctctcaatgaaattgagtttgacacccccatgCTAGCCGGACAAACTGCATGTCTGGAAGATCACTGTGTCATTCACTCAAAGCCACAATGCAGAAGAAGGTATGTCTCCTCCAGCAGAGTTCCCCAACATTTCTGGGTTGGAGCCCtggagtggagggaggggagaaagagatggttttgtgggaggggcacacacatgcatagcGTGAACACCTGTTGCTCACCCGAGTGAGGCTCTGAGCACTCATGACAATGCTTGTGTGAGTGGGACCACAGGCGCCTGCACAAATGGGACTTGTATTTgtccgtgtgcatgcatgcgcacatgtgcaatcTCCCTCCCACAAAACTggcccctcttcccccctcgcaCGAGTGGGGCCAAGCCCGCACATGTACACACACCAGCCAGTTACTCACACAGCCTGGTGGCCAAGTAGTAGGCCGTGGCTCATaggttggggactcctgtccTACAGATTCCAAAATACAATACTTCCCCTTTGATAGATGTTTTtgcccgactctaaggggcggtgctcatctccatttcaaagctgaagagccagcgctgtccgaagacagttccatggtcatgtggctggcatgactaaatgtcgaaggagcacggaacgctgttaccttcccaccaaaggtggtccctatttttctaccttcatttttacatgctttcgaactgctaggttggcagaagctgagacaagtaacgggagctcactccattatgcggcactagggtttcaaactgccaaactgccgacctttcttatcgacaagctcagcgttttagccactgagccaccacatccctattcaGTATTCAGGTAATACTGGCTTGTAATTCTTTGAAGCGGTAGTTTCCTTTAACAGGATTGAGATTATATCATTAGCCTGTCTTACGTCCAGTCTGTGAGAGAAAAGAACCTGCCCTATCATTGTTTAGGATGGGTTTAGCCCTGAAAGTTGTAAATAATTATCTCTGAGCTTCTGCTGCCCCTAAGATAAATGCTGAGTAGCCTTATGTATGGAGATACAACTCTGCATACATAAGGCATATGTATTCCATGCATTGGAAGCCAATTTTTTCACTCCATTCTTCCGGATCCGGTTAGGGAATaaagaaaataaggaaaggaTTCTGCATTTTACCTCAGAAGATttcaaaaggggaatcacgtgaccccgggacacagcaactgtcataaatacgagtcagttgcccagcatctgaattctgatcacgtgactatgaccAGGGATGCCGTCAAGGTACAATGGTGTGggaaatggtcttaagtcacttttttccagtgtcattgtaacttcaaacattcactaaatgaagtgagtaagtcaaggactccactcaatattttgcatttcttctgaagaaaaaatgaataaatgaaagagGAAGCTGTGAAATCAGGAGATTTAAAGCAAGCCTAAGGAAGGAAATCAGGTGGTGGAGTAAGGTGGAGGAGTGTTTATGGTGTAAAAACCTCATAAGACTTCTGTTAAGTAAATAGATTTACTTAACAGAAGTCTTACTAATCATAATGCCCCATAATGGGGCGTTTTTCTAAGGCAACGAACAGGATTTGTGGCTATTAGGTTGGATCCTACACACATTTACTTGAATTCTGTAGCATTTGCCCCTGAAGAAGTGGTCAAAGTCAACGAAAACTTATACAGTGGTCCTTGTTTAGCGACTCCTCATTTAGCGACTTGcaatagtgatgaaaaagtaattcagTGACCCATCCTCATATTAGGatctttgcaggtctgtaaagcaaacgaAAGGTGAGAGTAAGATGATAAGCACAGTTGTGGTTTCACTTAAGAGACTGCATAACTACTCAGTGGCCAGTCccattttggtcactaaatgaggattaGGTGTATCGCATTGTATTTGTTGGTCTTTAAAGGGCCATAagactcttttcctttttctgaagcCTAGACCTAACACTagaactgatggtgttacctagttgggtaatgaaatgtctgcaagaaaacaaccaagctcagagggcaccaaggaccactCAGACCTAACACTGTTTTCCCTCCAAGAATTCATTTCTGAACATAGATGGATAGGTTAATTATAGTTCTAAGCCAGTGATGGTCAACCTATGGCATGGATGTCAcatgtggcacacggagccacaTCTGTTAACATCAGTGCGCCCCAGGTGATTTTTGGCCTTTCAGAAGGGTGTGGGGAGGCTgtattcaccctccccaggctccaagaaagcctctggagcttggaaaaggtgaaaaacgggcccaccGGAAGTTGGGAAACGTGCTGTTTCCTGCCTCTGGAGGGCCGGGAGCGGGGCAGGAGGgtggctgttttcgccctccccaggctccaatacAGCCATGCGTGTATGCGTAGGGTGGGCACAATGCGAGGGGGCATTTATGGGGGTGggtacacaccagtggtgggtttcaaattttttagaacctcttttgtaggtgtggcctgctttgtgggagtggcttgctggccatgtgactggatgggagtggcttgccagccatgtgactgggtgggtgtggccaacttgtaaaatgtggtgaaactcacttaaccacgctcttgcttagcaaccaaaatattggctcagaaactctggcattgaagtgtgcaagtcttaaagctgtcaagttacaagacccttgcacccctaaccctttagggaaaaaacccaggggtgttcaaacgtgacagctttaagacgtgtggacttcaactcccagaattcctcctctcgctcttcatcttgatgatgtgcggacgggcgaggggagggagctggaaccggttctaaacggcactgtagatttgtggaacctcttctatagaagaggttagaactgacaggaacccacccctggtacacacGCATGTGTGATAACACACACTTGCacgcttttggcacctgaggttcgccatcactgttctaagct from Thamnophis elegans isolate rThaEle1 chromosome 8, rThaEle1.pri, whole genome shotgun sequence includes these protein-coding regions:
- the ZHX1 gene encoding zinc fingers and homeoboxes protein 1, whose amino-acid sequence is MASKRKSTVPCMVPAREPEMDLEAISDVEEVVPAMKSAGSVSSDDNSGECADSDSQPNKKVEGGYECKYCTFQTPDLNMFTFHVDSEHPNVVLSSSYVCFECKFVTKRYDALSEHNTKYHPGEENFKLNMVKRNNQTIFEQTVNDLTFDGGFVQEDKMGEESEGSESQLTGISISKTPIMKMMKNKNETKRIVVFHNAEDDPTEEKDGDTDVECEEIVEKGATAGSDTNTDNSSAGEAVTTVVNPTAVIQPAQVITTLASPPTSNLISKVLIPINSIPAYNTALDNNPLLQNTYNKFPYPTVSEIALLATQAKYTEEQIKIWFSAQRLKHGVSWTPEEVEEARRKQFNGTVHTVPQTITVIPAHISAAGNGLPSILQTCQIVGQPGLVLTQVAGTGTLPVTTPITLAMAGVPNPAQLQKAQGQATQPVPESKQVAAVPAPQLTKSEVVAAAATTNIDTIPFRAKKTKEQLMELKVSYLKSHFPLDSEIIRLMETTGLTKGEIKKWFSDTRYNQRNSKHNYHNNQNSDSCTIVIDSSDETSEPPMLVQPPHKQFSAASDLSAQTFKDKTAEQLKVLQDSLHNHPVLSEDELNRISSETKLSKEEIEAWFAEQKKPSGSAEEGEELPEGHPESQKEIAAAETSGGEGSGVLRAGKQAKKSPEQLHMLKMSFIRTQWPSSEEYDKLAQETALPRTDIVSWFGDTRYAWKNGGLKWYYYYQGNNANSANGQGHSRRRGRGRSKGRGRGRTRGRLTSNKRLKTWDRTPVIKFKTGKAILKDYYLKHKFLNEQDLDELVARSHMGYEQVREWFGEKQRRADLGLELFDEEDEEEMVDEQDDEEEEEEDEETDDSDNWEPPRHVRRRLSKSD